In Manduca sexta isolate Smith_Timp_Sample1 chromosome 23, JHU_Msex_v1.0, whole genome shotgun sequence, one DNA window encodes the following:
- the LOC119190257 gene encoding uncharacterized protein LOC119190257, whose translation MYVPFRINGLLGPPDHNSWTTELQHYVGEYEQFYENNSKVKLKTVNKDISYCRIAGVITVPWIIFSIDKFEIEYIPHGSNSIEFTMTNVSKYYLYITILTSKISPNFSLNLNTEINDSVINESHIKFELDRKKEVLLSLKFHPKSHGKFVATALLFLDKQMTIPYYNLTFFGKRQAPVMVPSTTRLIFPPCYVGTEIKRIITVKMEAESDMDSFRCVSKEESNLSVKFIDFEVVGEQDGALTVLTVEIKVCCQTTYARNITLSFHHECGSGCEVEVHFCYTHCALTLHANCFVKPADNPYPYFPLSSQSTLYEYMERCSIFLEKWMFQQGFRRDLYPVIPDTFHAISSAISSQPSGTKTKGINVSFLNFVRRIAGPLMKHIRKISIHGVDESFKCVKEIHDTYREIINLLKSRGADLWVLKARFLLSYEQFVIYSENVTPKCNADILLTQELLENSKLFNRLNKQSWIDFILQSYKVFVMDSCFFECVCVSSQPRDIVKVIVDWYNEHIMIQHNKLRGKDKPVKVLTNITTDLSDGIAIASTILNYCPFMEEHFSIFCEVDQDAKEGAIINNACLIIEAMNQLRLYFPLVSKDFLRPNFLQMLFLSIHLYVTLPMFKPKDTIKLNPPLLRSSTRQVSICPSSQESLIFNYMILINNGNNFIVEKSTSGDNGKKMFLSVKYIANFVSEESCILSLYTDTTKQGFSIHTLSFSSPADKSAY comes from the exons ATGTACGTGCCATTTCGAATAAACGGATTATTGGGACCACCAGATCATAATTCTTGGACTACAGAGCTGCAACATTACGTTGGTGAATATGAACA ATTTTACGAAAACAACTCCAAAGTGAAATTAAAAACCGTAAACAAAGACATCAGTTACTGCCGAATTGCAGGAGTAATAACTGTGCCCtggataatattttcaattgataaatttgaaatagaatACATACCACATGGTAGCAATTCTATAGAGTTCACTATGACTAACGTCTCAAAATATTACCTATACATAACTATATTAACTTCAAAGATATCACCAAATTTCTCTTTAAACTTAAACACAGAAATCAATGATTCAGTTATAAATGAATctcatattaaatttgaattggATCGAAAAAAAGAagtattattatctttaaaattcCATCCAAAAAGTCACGGAAAATTCGTTGCAACTGCATTGTTATTTCTAGATAAACAAATGACTATACCTTACTATAATCTAACTTTCTTTGGGAAAAGACAGGCGCCTGTTATGGTTCCTAGTACAACCCGCCTAATCTTTCCACCATGCTATGTTGGAACGGAGATCAAACGTATTATTACTGTCAAAATGGAAGCTGAATCTGACATGGATTCATTTCGATGTGTGTCTAAAGAAGAATCAAACTTATCCGTAAAATTCATTGACTTTGAAGTTGTAGGAGAACAGGATGGTGCGCTTACAGTTTTAACAGTGGAAATCAAAGTTTGCTGTCAAACTACTTACGCACGAAACATAACTTTGAGTTTCCACCACGAATGCGGTTCAGGCTGCGAAGTGGAAGTACACTTTTGTTATACACATTGCGCGTTAACCCTACACGCAAACTGTTTTGTGAAGCCTGCTGACAACCCTTATCCCTATTTTCCTTTAAGCTCTCAAAGTACACTTTATGAATACATGGAACGATGCtcaatatttttagagaaatGGATGTTTCAACAAGGATTTCGCAGAGACTTGTATCCTGTTATTCCCGATACTTTCCATGCTATATCTTCTGCAATTTCATCACAACCTAGTGGCACTAAAACGAAAGGAATCAACGTgtcgtttttaaattttgtccGACGGATTGCAGGACCTTTAATGAAACATATTCGCAAAATTTc aatCCACGGAGTAGACGAATCTTTTAAATGTGTTAAAGAAATTCATGATACATACAGAGAgattataaatctattaaaatccCGCGGTGCTGATTTGTGGGTACTAAAAGCGAGATTCCTGTTGAGCTACGAACAATTTGTCATATACTCAGAAAATGTTACTCCGAAATGCAATgctgatattttattaacgCAAGAACTTTTAGAAAACAGTAAACTATTCAATCGCTTAAATAAACAGAGTtggattgattttattttgcaaagttacaaagtttttgttatggATAGCTGTTTCTTTGAATGTGTTTGTGTGAGTTCACAGCCTAGAGACATAGTCAAGGTAATTGTCGATTGGTATAACGAGCACATAATGATACAACACAATAAGTTGCGTGGGAAAGACAAACCCGTGAAAGTTCTTACAAACATCACAACGGATTTGTCGGATGGCATTGCTATAGCATCTACAATTCTAAATTATTGCCCTTTTATGGAGGAACATTTCTCAATATTTTGTGAAGTGGACCAGGACGCTAAAGAAGGAGCGATCATCAACAATGCGTGCCTAATCATTGAAGCGATGAATCAACTACGATTATATTTTCCCCTTGTGAGCAAAGATTTTTTACGTCCGAattttttacaaatgttatttCTATCTATACACCTTTATGTCACGCTACCAATGTTTAAACCGAAAGATACCATAAAACTTAACCCTCCTTTATTGCGAAGTTCCACACGCCAAGTTTCTATATGTCCGTCGAGTCAAGAatcattgatatttaattacatgATCCTAATTAATAacggaaataattttatagttgaaAAATCTACATCTGGTGATAACggaaagaaaatgtttttgagCGTAAAATACATAGCTAATTTTGTTTCTGAAGAAAGTTGTATCCTTTCTTTGTACACGGATACAACAAAACAAGGATTTTCGATACATACATTGTCTTTTTCTTCTCCCGCGGACAAGTCGGCGTATTAA
- the LOC119190258 gene encoding uncharacterized protein LOC119190258 — MCDFYNSDNVFKKFKVVEFPTSFVGLATTQELDVEIDLNTRAYLKTMHDGSLIKLNDAREISASHRAFDITQINSHVIQITFIPKTECISRAKRKKQSDNRFVFDLRLIKVDGVNCCDNELHSEIGRYYISGQFEYCKIAHHPKVISFGEVIMNTVVKKYLRIRNESNVIAAKVQYVRMPGFEVAPERFTILPNSSKRICVSVKPNCLKVGNTLIFKITNPHSVLDESFNSKSENANYIKYLISTELNVIVLGRLRDVKIESMHKLIEQDRKYTYVQEELHIHQQRKEVANQQLQVCKSTYAKMPLKENFSTKKEKCYLEAQLKAKKMPDDFCKKLRQGLTPYDLFDILFLPFSINFGRVGLSTCGEQDVIIKNKTRLDLNLA, encoded by the exons ATGTGCGATTTTTACAATTCCgataatgtgtttaaaaaattcaaagttgTAGAGTTCCCTACATCGTTTGTCGGCCTGGCTACAACACAAGAATTAGATGTCGAAATTGATCTTAACACACGTGCTTATCTCAAAACAATGCACGATGGATCATTAATT aaacTGAATGACGCTCGTGAAATCTCTGCTTCTCACAGAGCCTTCGACATCACACAAATTAATAGCCATGTTATACAAATCACTTTTATTCCTAAAACTGAATGTATATCCAGAGCTAAACGTAAAAAACAGTCGGACAACAGATTTGTGTTTGATTTGCGCCTAATTAAGGTGGATGGCGTGAACTGTTGTGATAACGAATTGCATTCTGAAATTGGAAGATATTACATAAGTGGACAAtttgaatattgtaaaattgcTCATCATCCTAAAGTAATCAGTTTCGGTGAAGTGATTATGAATactgtagtaaaaaaatatttacgtatacGAAATGAATCTAACGTAATCGCAGCTAAAGTACAATATGTAAGGATGCCAGGATTTGAAGTGGCACCTGAAAGATTTACTATACTTCCAAATTCTTCTAAGCGAATATGTGTATCAGTTAAACCCAATTGTCTAAAAGTGGGTAATAcgcttatatttaaaatcacaaatCCGCATAGCGTATTAGACGAATCATTTAATAGTAAAAGTGAAAATGCTAACTATATCAAGTATCTTATTTCTactgaattaaatgtaattgtGCTAGGAAGACTTCGAGACGTAAAAATAGAATCAATGCATAAGCTCATTGAACAAGACAGAAAGTATACATACGTACAGGAAGAGTTACATATCCATCAACAAAGAAAAGAAGTAGCTAACCAGCAATTACAGGTTTGCAAGTCAACATATGCAAAAATGCCacttaaagaaaattttagtacaaaaaaaGAGAAATGTTATTTAGAAGCACAGCTGAAGGCGAAAAAAATGCCGGATGACTTTTGTAAAAAACTTCGTCAAGGACTAACTCCTTATGACCTTTTCGACATTTTGTTTCTACCTTTTTCTATAAACTTTGGTAGAGTAGGATTGTCCACATGTGGCGAACAAGatgtgataattaaaaataagacgCGACTCGAT TTGAACTTAGCATAA